The genomic region CTATGGCTATCGCAATGGCCAGTTCGAAGTTGTTTCCTGCCGCAGTAAAGGCTATCGAAGCATTTTGGCTATAAGGAATCTTTAAACTTTTACTCAGGAAAAAGCTTACCATAAACATCAATACAAAGTACACGATTAACGGTAGGGCTATTTTAATGACGTCGGCTGGTAATTCCAGTATTTTGGCTCCGTTTAGGCTAAACATTACAACAATAGTGAACAGTAAGGCATATAAGGTTATTGGTGCGATTTGGGGAATAAATTTCCGGTTATACCATTGGATTCCTTTAAACTTGATCAACCAATATCGGCTTAAATAACCCGTTACAAACGGAATACCCAAATACAACAAAACACTCTGCATCACATCGTCTATCGCTACGGTTACAGTAAAGTGTGCCAATCCCAATTTTTCAGGTAATACATTGATAAACAACCAAACGAAGAAACCATACGTCAGTATCTGAAAAATGCTATTTAAAGCGACCAGTAAAGCAGCATATTCCCTGTTTCCCTTGGCCAGGTCGTTCCATACCAGTACCATGGCGATGCATCGGGCCAGTCCGATTAATATCAAACCGCTCCTATATTCGGGTTCATCAGCCAGAAATAAAAGGGCTATTACAAACATTAACAGCGGTCCTACAATCCAATTGAGTAATACTGATACACCCATTACTTTTCTGTTTTTAAAAGCCAAGGGCAATAATGAGTAATCCACTCTTGCTAATGGTGGATACAACATTAACAATAAGCCGATAGCAAGCGGAATATTGGTGGTTCCTACGGATAATCTGCTGATAACATTCGGTATGGCCGGAAAAAAATGTCCTAAACCTATTCCTACGGCCATTGCCAGAAAGATTAATACCGTAAGGTTACGGTCGGCAAATTTTAATTTAGTTTGCATAGCGGTTTTTGTATCATGGAAAAAACATAAAACATTTCTGTTGCAATCTGTAAACTACGGCTGGCATATACGGTCGACTGTTCCGGTGTGGAATCCGAAAGTTTAGGATCTTCATACGTAATCGCAATTCGTCTTTCCGCTCCGGCTATAAACGGGCAACCGCCATCGGCTTCCGAACAGGTCATAATGGCTCCAAATCCCGCTATCGGATTGTACAAATGGTTGTATTTTTTGGAAAAATTAATTACCGGAAATGCCGTATCGCTATATTGTATCGCATATACTGGATTGTTTTCTTCCGAAAGCCTTATGGTGTTCAATCCCTGTTCCGATAAGGTTTCGATTACTTTTGGAAATACAGCAGTTGCTTCGGTTCCACCCGAATAACAGTACACATCGGAAATACCATACCGGAAAGCAGCGACTTGCGCCCATACCTGTGAAAAAATACTTCTCCGCGAATTATGGGTGCAGATAAAGATGAGGTTAATAGCCTGTTTATCGGTTACTTTTTGCTGTATATAGTCGATTAAAGGTTGTAAAACGGTTTTGCGTTCCCAACTAATGGATTGTTCCGGTTCCAAAAGTCGGATGGTATCGGATAGGATTGAATAACTATTCATAATCAGCTTTTAATTGCATCCGGATTCCGGCGAACAACAGGATTTTTCCGGGTTTGTTTTGGCTTCCGGAAAACCGCAGGTGTCGTTTGCCAGACAAGCGGTTTGTTTGTTTTTTAAGATAAAATGGACACCGTTAAAATCCAGATCATATTTTCCGATGGTTTCCGTTTGGTATTCTACTTCGATTGTTGTATCCGTAATACCCAGTTTATTTTCCGACAACTGAATGATATGCAACAATTTTGCTGGTTTTAAACGGTGTTCATAATCATCGGCGTTCCATAGCTGGAAATTGACAACACTTTCTTTACGGATCGTTCCGCCACAATCTATAAAGTGTCGGGTTATCTTTCCTACTTCAGTAACATGAAAATGTTCCGGTACAAAAGTGCCGTTCTCAAGCTGGAATACCACTGTATCCAGTCCCGGTAAAATGTTTTTGATTTCTGATAGTTTCATAATATGTGATTTATAATAAAATATTTAAAAATGTAATATTGCAATATAACGATAATAAAAAATAAAAAAATGCTTAACAGCATTTGTCAACCCTCACATCCTGATTAAAGAAATGTGCTAATTCACCTTTGATTACTTCCCAGACTTTTTCATCAATACAATAGCAAACGGACTTCCCTTCTATTGTTCCTTTGATAATCCCTAGATTTTTCAATTCCTTTAAATGCTGTGAAATCGTAGCCTGCGCCAAACCCAATTCGGATACCAGATCATTGCAAATACAGGCTTTCTGATTGATAATATGGTTGAGTATCGCAATTCGGGCCGGATGTCCTAAAACTTTAAAGATGGAAGCCAATCGGTTTTGGTTATCGGTAAATATTTCTGTTTTGGTTATCCCCATGGTGTACTGTTTTATAATCGCAATATTACGATATTAAATTGAAATCACAATGATTTTTTTTACCCTATTACCCTAAAATCTGAATATTGCGCTTTACCTTTACATCTCTTTTCAAAACACATCTTTTAAAATGCACTTTTTAATTTTTAGTATACTTTGCAGCGTATCCGTCGGAATCCTTTTTAAAATAGCCAGGCGCTATGCGGTTTCGTTTCAGCAAATGATCAATTATAATTATGTCGTAGCCATTATTTTATGTTATCTGGCGTATCAACCCGATATCCATATGGTTACTTCCAGTGCACCATGGCCGCTATACAGTGTATTAGCGCTATTGTTACCTACGGTTTTTCTGGTTTTGGCAGCGTCGGTGCGTCATATCGGAATTGTAAAAACGGATATCGCACAGCGTTTTTCACTGATCATTTCAATTCTGGCGGCTTTTTTCGTTTTTAACGAATCGATTAGTCCGGTAAAATGGATTGGTCTGGCTATTGGTTTTACAGCCATTTTTCTGGTTTTATACCGAAATGAAACGACTTCCGGCGAAAAAAATAATGGGTGGTATCCGATAATCGTGTTATTGGGATTCGGAATTATTGACGTTTGTTTTAAGCTAATCGCCGCTTATACTGAAATTCCGTATACAACGTCGCTATTTGTGGTTTTCTGTGGCGCATTGGTGGTTTCAACAGTAATTACATTGTATACCCTTTTGGTAAAAAAAGAAAAAACAAACGGGAAAAGTCTGTTGTTTGGTTTGGCTTTAGGAATCCTTAATTTTGGAAATATATTGTTTTATCTAAAAGCACATAAAGCCTTACACGACAATCCTTCGACGGTTTTTGCTTCTATGAATTTTGGTGTAATCCTGTTAGGAACGTTAGCCGGAACGCTATTATTTAAAGAAAAAATCAGCCGACTGAATGCTATCGGGGTTTTCCTGGCTTTTCTAGCCATTATCGTAATCACGGCTTCGCAATTGTATACACTTTAACGCTATTTTATATTTTGAAGTTCTATAAAATTTAGTATTTTTAAGAATTAATTCCCGATCATGAAAAACCCCATTGCAGAAAGAATAGCGGATTTTTTAAAACATTATCCCCCTTTTACCAGTTTAACGTACCAGGAATTAGTCGCTATTTCCGAACATATCAGTGTTAAATATCTGGAAAAACACCAGATCCTTTTTAAAGTGGGCGATGCAACCCATAGTGATTTTTATGTGGTTGCCAACGGTGCGATCGGACTATCGGTTATTTCCGATGCGGAAGAGTTCCTGATCGACAAATGCGACGAGGGCGATATTCTGGGATTGCGTCCGTTTTTTGCTAAAAACAATTACCTGATGACGGCAAAAGCCCGCGAGGAAAGTATCGTTTATGCGATTCCAATAGCAGTTTTTCAGCCGTATGTGGCCAATAATACAAATGTGCAGAATTTCCTGTTGGAGAGTTTTGCTTCCAATACGCGTAATCCATATGATAAGGACCACCGCGGAAAGTTAATCTCGGAAAATATTATTTTCGACGAACAAAGTGCTACGGATATCCAGTATTTCCAGCCTATTAAATATACCAAAAACCCGATTACAGCCAGTTCCAGCGATATTATCAAACATATTGCGCAAACGATGTCGAACAGTCGGATTGGCAGTGTAATTATTCACGATAATCAGTTGCCAATCGGAATTATAACCGATAAGGATTTACGTTCTAAAATTGCCACCGGATTGTTTTCGATCGATACAACAGCCGATAAAATCATGTCGTCTCCGGTCATTACCGTACCGGAAAACATTTCGATTGCCGAAGCGCAAATGATGATGCTAAAACACAACGTAGGTCATTTATGTGTGACCCGCGACGGAACGGAAAAAAGTCCGGCCACTGGTATTATTACCGAACACGATATTGTGGCGGCACAAGCCAACAATCCGGGAATTTTATTAAAATTAACCCGTCGGGCCACGCGTTCGAAAGAATTAAAAGCCGTTCGCGATAAATTAACCGATCTGATTCAGAATTCAATCGATAAAAATATTCCGATTACACATATTACCAGTGTCGCGGCCGAAATCAATATTGCCCTGACAAAACGAGCAATCGATCTGGCTATTGAAAAAATGGAGACACCACCTCCTACCCGTTTTGCCTGGTTTAACCTCGGAAGTCAGGGACGAAAAGAACAGTTATTACTGACCGATGTCGATAATATTCTGATTTTCGAAGATGTGGAAGCCGAACGCTATGACGATGTAAAACAATACTTTTTACAATTGGCCAATAAGGTTATCGAAACTTTAGAAAAAATCGGTTACGAACCATGTCCACAAGGACTTATGGCTAACAATGAACTTTGGTGTAAATCACTAACAGACTGGATTAAACAATACAATACCTGGATTAATACTCCAGGTGAAAAAGGAATTAATCTCAGCACTATTTTCTTTGATTACGATCTGATTTATGGTGATGTTTCTTTTGAAAATTCTTTAACCGAAAGCATTTTTAACAGCACCGATAACAACCAGTTATTCTATGCTTTTTTAGGAACCAATGCCATAAAAAAACCCGCTCCATTGGGGTTCTTCCGTCAATTTTTACTGGAACAGGACGAAGAACACAAAGATGCTTTTGATATTAAAAACAGAGCCATCATGCCACTGGTCGACGCCGCACGTGTGTTAACCATTAGTCGTGGCATCAAAGGAATTACCAATACGTATCAACGTTTTAAAAAACTGGCGGATATCGAAGAACAAAATTCCGATTTGTATCTGGAATGTGCTGAGGCCTTTAATACGTTAACCTGGTTCCGAACCGACGAAGGCTTGCAAAATAATTCCAACGGCGGTTATATCAACATGCAGGAACTTTCGAAAGTGGATAAGGTAAAACTTAAAAACTGCTTTCAACCGATAAACGACATACAGGATTTGATTAAAAACCGCTTTCAATTGACCTATTTCACATAATATTATGGTATTAGACTGGCTTACAGGAAAAGACATCCCGCAATTTTGGAAACAATATCTGGCCCATTTTGACAAAGAAGAACAAAACGGACCGAAACGCTATATTGTTTTTGATACCGAAACGACCGGTTTGGACTGGAAAGACGATGTTATTCTTTCTATTGGTGCCATTTCGGTGATCAATGATGAAATAAAAGTAGGCGATTTTTTTGAAGCTTTTTTGAAACAGGATGTCTTTAATCCCGAAAATGCTATCCTGACCGGAATTTTAAAAGAAGGTAAAGAAGAAAAGATTATCGAAGCAGAAGCCATCATCCGTTTCCTTGATTTTATAAAAGATGCCACTCTGGTAGGACATAACATCAATTTTGATGTCGAAATGATCAATCAGGCACTGAAGCGTTTGAATCTTGGTAAACTTAAAAACACCATACTGGATGTGGATGTAATGTACCAAAAATTTAAAAACCTTCCGGAAGATAAACACCACAATCTGGATGAACTATGCGATATTTTTAAAATTAAAAAAAGCGATCGTCATACGGCTTCCGGTGACGCGTATATTATTGCTTTATTGTTTTTAAAGCTAAAACGGAAATTAAAATTATAATGTACCGGAATGAATACATAATTGGCAATACTCTCTGATTTCCTCATAATTTCGGATATAATATTCCGATATTTTTATTTTGATGTTCGGATTACTACTGTCTTTTATAATAAAAAATCTGCCGGAATGGTATTCCGAATTACTAATTTGCTCTCCTCCTTCTATAACGATATTACTTTTACAAATGGTATAGATCTTCGTAAAAAGTCTTTTTACTTTTAGGTCATCTCCCACTACTTTTAATTGTATAAAGTCATAATAAAGCTCTGTCGATATAACGGTCAATGGAATAAGCATTATGAGACTACTAAAAATATCAAACAATCTGCTTCCTATTGTTATCGTGTAGATAAAGCATCCATATAAATTAACATCAATAACAAATTTTAAAGTAAAAACAAATAGCACTATATAAGCGATAAACATTATAAAAATACGGGTACTGTATTTGATTTTAAGCATATCCATTTCTAATCACAATTATCTGATTAAAATTCAAATAATAAAAGAAATCGATAAAAACCCAATTAACAAAAAGTCGATCATAAAGAGCATTAATTTGGACTGCTTTTATTTAGTCTTGCGCCATTTGTTCTTGTTTTTGACAATAATCCCAAATTTCCTGATAATTCTGAATATAGTATTCCGATATTTTTATCCTGATTTTTGGATTATTCTGATCCTTCAATACAAAATATTTATTTGGCATTGAATACTGAGAAAAATTTTCCTTTTTTTCTGAACAGATCACATCTTCTTTTTGGATGATGATCTTTCTAAAAAAGAAAATTTCAATTTGAACATATTCATCCGTTATTTCTAGTCTTGTAAAAAGATTCATAATAAAATAAGGCACTAAAAAACAAGATACCAATAGGCTGATGCTTATTAAATAATCTAATGATTGACTTTTTATTATTGTTGGCGATAAAAATCGTCCATTAATAATCATTTCATAATCATATTTTATCGTGAAAAGTAATACTACTAAATACCAACTAATCGGTATAATAATCCTGTAACTATATTTAGACTTTAACATGGTAATTAATTATTGTTTTGAGAATCGTATATTGCTATTCCAACAGAAATCCCTGTTGCTATAAGCCCTATAGGACCAGGAATAAATCCAGCCGCACCTAAAAGAGTTAATCCTAAATTTGTCCAGTCTTCATTAGTAATTTCGCCATCTGAAAAAGCAACTATAGTACTAACTCCCTGCAAAACGGTACCGACAGCGGCAACTTTTCCCAAAGGTCCTTTTAAAATATATTTTGCTTCAGTCGTCAGCTCTCCACCTAAAGAACTAACCAATTTTTCAACTGCTACGGCATTTAATCCTTTAATACCATTTACTAAGCCTAGAGCATCCATTTTTTGTTTTAACAAACTGTTATTATAGTGCGTAAAAAATTGCTGACTTTGAATTACGAATGGTGGTAATCCTCCTGAATTTTCATTACCATATCCAGGATTAGTCGATCCGTTTATTGAAATTGCTCCGGTCGGACATATATCAATACACTCCCAACAACTATGACAAATGATGTGATTAATAGCTATATTAACACCAATATAAAGATAATCCTGATCCCAACCTGCCGAAATATATTTACGACCTACTTTTATCGCATTCACATCACAAGCCGGTTTGCAAAGCCCACGTTCTACACAGTTATCTGCACTTATTTTGATAAACCTACTCATGATCCGTTATATAAAATTTCTCTCTACATTAATTGCATTATTCATAATATTCGTAAATGATATACATTTAAAAATATGCTTATAGAACAACCTTTAGCCTTATTATCAACAATATAAATTTTATTCTTTCCGGTTAGATGTTTCGCTAATAAAATATTAATCGGATCATTTTGATGGTGTTCCTAAATAGAATCGTCTGTACAGGATAGTAATCCACTTCCTATTCCAACACTTACTACTCCTAAAAAAGTCTGCTCTATAAATTTTCTCCTGTTCATTTTTAATAGTCAATTATGTTTTACCTACAGCATTAAATTTAAATGAACAACTATTTAAGCTAACAACAAGACTAAAAAACAAAAAAACACCTGATTATGATCGATTTATAAAACAAAAAAAGCACCTTAAAGGTGCTTTTTCAAATATCAAATAAAAAAGAAATTACAATCTTTCGTTTTTAATTTCTTCTACAATTTCCGGATTCAATAGCGTAGTGATATCACCAAAGTTTGAGAAATCGCCTTCGGCTATCTTACGCAAAATACGGCGCATGATTTTTCCGGAACGGGTTTTTGGTAATCCCGATACAAATTGGATTTTATCCAGTTTGGCAATGGGTCCGATATGACTCGCTACGTGTTCGTTGATCTCTTTTCGCAGGTTATCACGATCACGGTACTCTCCAATTTCTTTTAAGATAATAAAACCATACAAAGCATTTCCTTTGATATCGTGCGGGAAACCTACAATAGCCGATTCAGCCACTGCCGGGTGTTCATTAATCGCATCTTCAATGGGCGCCGTTCCTAAGTTATGACCGGAAACAATCACCACATCGTCTACCCGACCGGTAATTCGATAATACCCTACTTCATCTCGCAAAGCACCATCTCCGGTAAAATATTTACCCGGGAAAGCCGAAAAATACGTTTCTTTATAACGCTGATGATCACCCCAAAT from Flavobacterium sp. WV_118_3 harbors:
- the arsB gene encoding ACR3 family arsenite efflux transporter → MQTKLKFADRNLTVLIFLAMAVGIGLGHFFPAIPNVISRLSVGTTNIPLAIGLLLMLYPPLARVDYSLLPLAFKNRKVMGVSVLLNWIVGPLLMFVIALLFLADEPEYRSGLILIGLARCIAMVLVWNDLAKGNREYAALLVALNSIFQILTYGFFVWLFINVLPEKLGLAHFTVTVAIDDVMQSVLLYLGIPFVTGYLSRYWLIKFKGIQWYNRKFIPQIAPITLYALLFTIVVMFSLNGAKILELPADVIKIALPLIVYFVLMFMVSFFLSKSLKIPYSQNASIAFTAAGNNFELAIAIAIAVFGIHSPQAFVGVIGPLVEVPVLISLVKVSLWLKKKYYP
- a CDS encoding protein-tyrosine-phosphatase → MNSYSILSDTIRLLEPEQSISWERKTVLQPLIDYIQQKVTDKQAINLIFICTHNSRRSIFSQVWAQVAAFRYGISDVYCYSGGTEATAVFPKVIETLSEQGLNTIRLSEENNPVYAIQYSDTAFPVINFSKKYNHLYNPIAGFGAIMTCSEADGGCPFIAGAERRIAITYEDPKLSDSTPEQSTVYASRSLQIATEMFYVFSMIQKPLCKLN
- a CDS encoding DUF6428 family protein; the protein is MKLSEIKNILPGLDTVVFQLENGTFVPEHFHVTEVGKITRHFIDCGGTIRKESVVNFQLWNADDYEHRLKPAKLLHIIQLSENKLGITDTTIEVEYQTETIGKYDLDFNGVHFILKNKQTACLANDTCGFPEAKTNPEKSCCSPESGCN
- a CDS encoding metalloregulator ArsR/SmtB family transcription factor, with translation MGITKTEIFTDNQNRLASIFKVLGHPARIAILNHIINQKACICNDLVSELGLAQATISQHLKELKNLGIIKGTIEGKSVCYCIDEKVWEVIKGELAHFFNQDVRVDKCC
- a CDS encoding EamA family transporter, translated to MHFLIFSILCSVSVGILFKIARRYAVSFQQMINYNYVVAIILCYLAYQPDIHMVTSSAPWPLYSVLALLLPTVFLVLAASVRHIGIVKTDIAQRFSLIISILAAFFVFNESISPVKWIGLAIGFTAIFLVLYRNETTSGEKNNGWYPIIVLLGFGIIDVCFKLIAAYTEIPYTTSLFVVFCGALVVSTVITLYTLLVKKEKTNGKSLLFGLALGILNFGNILFYLKAHKALHDNPSTVFASMNFGVILLGTLAGTLLFKEKISRLNAIGVFLAFLAIIVITASQLYTL
- a CDS encoding DUF294 nucleotidyltransferase-like domain-containing protein, whose protein sequence is MKNPIAERIADFLKHYPPFTSLTYQELVAISEHISVKYLEKHQILFKVGDATHSDFYVVANGAIGLSVISDAEEFLIDKCDEGDILGLRPFFAKNNYLMTAKAREESIVYAIPIAVFQPYVANNTNVQNFLLESFASNTRNPYDKDHRGKLISENIIFDEQSATDIQYFQPIKYTKNPITASSSDIIKHIAQTMSNSRIGSVIIHDNQLPIGIITDKDLRSKIATGLFSIDTTADKIMSSPVITVPENISIAEAQMMMLKHNVGHLCVTRDGTEKSPATGIITEHDIVAAQANNPGILLKLTRRATRSKELKAVRDKLTDLIQNSIDKNIPITHITSVAAEINIALTKRAIDLAIEKMETPPPTRFAWFNLGSQGRKEQLLLTDVDNILIFEDVEAERYDDVKQYFLQLANKVIETLEKIGYEPCPQGLMANNELWCKSLTDWIKQYNTWINTPGEKGINLSTIFFDYDLIYGDVSFENSLTESIFNSTDNNQLFYAFLGTNAIKKPAPLGFFRQFLLEQDEEHKDAFDIKNRAIMPLVDAARVLTISRGIKGITNTYQRFKKLADIEEQNSDLYLECAEAFNTLTWFRTDEGLQNNSNGGYINMQELSKVDKVKLKNCFQPINDIQDLIKNRFQLTYFT
- a CDS encoding 3'-5' exonuclease, which gives rise to MVLDWLTGKDIPQFWKQYLAHFDKEEQNGPKRYIVFDTETTGLDWKDDVILSIGAISVINDEIKVGDFFEAFLKQDVFNPENAILTGILKEGKEEKIIEAEAIIRFLDFIKDATLVGHNINFDVEMINQALKRLNLGKLKNTILDVDVMYQKFKNLPEDKHHNLDELCDIFKIKKSDRHTASGDAYIIALLFLKLKRKLKL